The genomic region CAGATGCCGCACCGCTTCCACGATGTTGCCCGTTCCCGCTTCCCCCTTGGTGCGAATCATGGCCGCGCCCTCGCCAATGCGTCGAAGGGCTTCCCCCAGATCACGACAACCGCAGACGAAGGGAACCTTGTAATCCTGTTTCCAGATGTGGTTGGCCTCGTCGGCGGGCGTGAGCACTTCGCTCTCGTCGATGAAGTCGATCTCCAGACTTTCGAGAATCCGGGCCTCGGCGATGTGCCCGATGCGGCACTTGGCCATCACGGGAATGCTGACCCGCTCCTGGATTTCCCGGATCATGCGGGGATCGCTCATGCGTGCAATCCCACCATCGGAGCGAATGTCCGAAGGAATGCGCTCCAGTGCCATCACGGCTACGGCTCCGGCGTCTTCCGCAATACGAGCCTGCTCGGCGTTCGTGACATCCATGATGACGCCACCCTTGAGCATTTCTGCCAGTCCGACCTTTTCCTCGAAACTGCTCACCTTCATGGGA from Candidatus Krumholzibacteriia bacterium harbors:
- the pdxS gene encoding pyridoxal 5'-phosphate synthase lyase subunit PdxS, whose protein sequence is MKVSSFEEKVGLAEMLKGGVIMDVTNAEQARIAEDAGAVAVMALERIPSDIRSDGGIARMSDPRMIREIQERVSIPVMAKCRIGHIAEARILESLEIDFIDESEVLTPADEANHIWKQDYKVPFVCGCRDLGEALRRIGEGAAMIRTKGEAGTGNIVEAVRHLRSVVGGIRRLTQLDPGEWMAEAKTLGAPYELVKQVAESGRLPVPNFSAGGVATPADAALMRMLGAEAVFVGSGIFKSSDPERMAKSIVEAVTHWEDADRLAKISEGLGDAMRGLDMSEIPEDQVLQTRGW